One window of the Salminus brasiliensis chromosome 1, fSalBra1.hap2, whole genome shotgun sequence genome contains the following:
- the usp46 gene encoding ubiquitin carboxyl-terminal hydrolase 46 yields the protein MTVRNIASICNMGTNASALEKDIGPEQFPINEHYFGLVNFGNTCYCNSVLQALYFCRPFRESVLAYKAQQKKKENLLTCLADLFHSIATQKKKVGVIPPKKFISRLRKENDLFDNYMQQDAHEFLNYLLNTVADILQEEKKQEKQNGRLKNNGTAITAETEPENKAESTWVHDIFQGTLTNETRCLNCETVSSKDEDFLDLSVDVEQNTSITHCLRDFSNTETLCSEYKYYCETCCSKQEAQKRMRVKKLPMILALHLKRFKYMEQLHRYTKLSYRVVFPLELRLFNTSGDAVNLDRMYDLVAVVVHCGSGPNRGHYITIVKSHGFWLLFDDDIVEKIDAQAIEEFYGLTSDISKNSESGYILFYQSRE from the exons ATGACTGTCAGAAACATCGCCTCCATTTGTAATATG GGCACCAATGCCTCTGCTCTGGAGAAAGACATTGGTCCAGAGCAGTTCCCGATTAACGAACACTACTTTGGATTGGTCAAT TTTGGGAACACATGTTACTGTAACTCGGTGCTGCAGGCACTGTATTTCTGCAGGCCGTTCAGGGAGAGCGTGTTGGCCTACAAGGCGCAGCAGAAAAAGAAGGAGAATCTGCTCACCTGCCTGGCTGACCTCTTCCATAGCATTGCCACACAGAAAAAGAAGGTGGGAGTCATCCCGCCCAAAAAGTTCATCTCCCGTCTGAGGAAGGAGAACG ACCTCTTTGATAACTACATGCAGCAGGATGCTCACGAGTTCCTGAACTACCTGCTGAACACAGTAGCTGACATCCTGCAGGAAGAGAAGAAACAGGAGAAACAGAATGGCCGACTGAAGAACAACGGGACTGCCATCACTGCTGAAACTGAGCCAGAGAACAAGGCCGAGTCTACCTGGGTACACGACATCTTCCAGGGTACCCTGACCAATGAGACACGCTGCCTCAACTGTGAGACG GTCAGCAGTAAAGATGAGGACTTCTTGGATTTATCTGTGGACGTTGAGCAGAACACTTCAATAACACACTGTCTCAG GGACTTCAGCAACACGGAGACACTGTGCAGTGAATATAAATACTACTGTGAAACCTGCTGCAGTAAGCAAGAGGCTCAGAAACG CATGCGAGTGAAGAAGCTGCCCATGATCTTGGCCCTGCACCTGAAGCGCTTTAAGTATATGGAGCAGTTGCACCGATACACTAAGCTGAGCTACCGCGTGGTCTTCCCCCTTGAGCTGCGGCTATTCAACACATCCGGAGACGCCGTCAACCTGGACCGCATGTATGACCTTGTCGCTGTGGTGGTTCACTGTGGCAG TGGACCAAATAGAGGACACTACATAACAATAGTGAAGAGTCATGGCTTCTGGCTGCTCTTCGATGATGACATCGTAGAG aAAATCGATGCACAGGCGATAGAAGAGTTCTATGGTTTGACTTCTGACATTTCAAAGAACTCTGAGTCAGGATACATCCTGTTCTATCAGTCCAGAGAGTGA